A genomic window from Thermosinus carboxydivorans Nor1 includes:
- a CDS encoding bifunctional glycogen debranching protein GlgX/4-alpha-glucanotransferase — translation MSSEAVLHDSRDPFFRSPRGAVSCQTCVTLRLAVSPADQPDEVVLRLWRDHGGEELIPMAPAGTRNGWLIYETSITTPSSPGIIWYCFRLASPSRIYYYGDNAAALGGIGRQYDVLPPSFQITVYRRDFSVPAWFKHGIIYQIFPDRFYNGNADGRVTGAKPGSLIHAHWDNTPFYIRDVGSGHIVAYDFFGGNLLGIIKKLPYLAELGVTVLYLNPVFASPSNHRYDVADYRQIDSMLGDNDLFAKLCQAARAHGMAIVLDGVFSHTGSDSVYFNKNGTYPGVGAYQSPASPYFRWYRFRRHPDDYECWWGIDTLPNVNELEPSYLDFMVTGDDSVVKYWLKLGAKGWRLDVADELPDEFIRQLRQAVKAVDADAVIIGEVWEDASRKISYGALRAYLSGDELDSVMNYPFRAAVIGFLLGHFTAAQAQQQLASLWENYPPEHFYAAMNLLGSHDTPRILTVLGEAPPPEAMSAAAQAKYRLPADKRRLGISRLKLAVLWQMTFPGIPSVYYGDEAGVEGYADPFNRGPFPWGREDGELLAWHQKLINLRRRHAVLQSGEWLPLATGNDDVYGFVRRITGGCDIFGRPARDNTAIVLINRSLSAPADVTLPAGQWTSASTLVDVLAGEQDLPLTHGATTIHLPPLSGKLLLSDLAAPFERGCGVLLHITSLPSRYGIGDLGPTAHQFVDFLADAGQKLWQILPLNPPGYGYSPYQGTSVFAGNPLLISPDLLADQGLITQAELDAVPSLADDRPDFAWAFANKDRLLRRAFARFRAAKPTFDFEDFLAGNAFWLEDFALFSALKAKFGGTAWHTWPKPIARRNRQALERCRRDLAEEISFHQFGQYVFWQQAKLLRHYANQKGIMLIGDLPMFVAHDASDVWAQPELFALDTQGRPTKVAGVPPDYFSADGQLWGNPHYNWDAMAVDSYRWWRRRVRHLLSLVDIIRLDHFRGFEAYWEVPADAATARDGRWVKGPGHALFTALADELGELPFIAEDLGVITPSVIALKERYNLPGMKVLQFAFDGDDNGKCWACTTEKNVVVYTGTHDNDTIVGWYRSLAALSPSVASHLHRCLGLSDQLSNKDIAWQFIELAYRTNANTVIVPLQDIFALDSRARMNIPGTVDGNWQWRFRRDWLTRNLAQQLAALAAKYRR, via the coding sequence CGGCATCGGCCGCCAATACGACGTGCTGCCGCCGTCTTTTCAGATCACGGTTTACCGCCGCGACTTTTCTGTTCCTGCCTGGTTCAAACACGGCATTATCTATCAAATTTTTCCTGATCGGTTTTATAACGGTAATGCAGACGGCCGCGTGACCGGCGCCAAACCGGGCAGCCTTATCCATGCGCATTGGGACAACACGCCGTTCTACATTCGCGACGTTGGCAGCGGACACATCGTTGCCTATGATTTTTTTGGCGGTAACCTGCTGGGAATAATAAAAAAGCTGCCCTATCTGGCAGAACTTGGCGTAACTGTGCTGTACCTTAATCCAGTGTTTGCTTCGCCGAGCAACCACCGCTACGATGTTGCCGATTACCGTCAGATTGACAGCATGCTTGGCGACAATGACCTGTTCGCCAAGCTGTGCCAGGCCGCCCGCGCCCACGGCATGGCGATCGTACTTGACGGCGTATTCAGCCACACTGGCAGCGACAGCGTTTATTTCAATAAAAATGGTACTTATCCCGGCGTAGGCGCCTACCAATCCCCTGCTTCGCCGTATTTTCGGTGGTACCGCTTTCGCCGGCATCCCGACGACTATGAGTGCTGGTGGGGCATTGATACTCTTCCTAACGTCAACGAGCTTGAGCCGTCCTACCTCGACTTCATGGTAACCGGCGACGACAGCGTCGTCAAATACTGGCTGAAACTGGGCGCCAAAGGCTGGCGGCTAGATGTTGCCGATGAGCTGCCGGATGAGTTTATCAGACAGCTGCGCCAGGCGGTTAAAGCGGTCGATGCCGACGCGGTAATTATTGGCGAAGTGTGGGAGGACGCTTCGCGCAAGATAAGTTACGGCGCCCTGCGCGCCTATTTGAGCGGCGACGAATTGGATTCGGTCATGAACTATCCTTTTCGCGCAGCAGTAATCGGTTTTTTGCTCGGACATTTTACCGCCGCGCAGGCGCAGCAGCAGCTAGCCAGTTTATGGGAAAACTATCCTCCCGAACATTTTTATGCAGCCATGAACTTGCTCGGCAGTCATGATACTCCGCGCATCCTCACCGTTCTTGGGGAAGCGCCGCCGCCAGAAGCAATGTCCGCCGCTGCCCAGGCTAAATACCGCCTGCCGGCAGACAAGCGGCGGTTAGGCATCAGCCGCCTCAAGCTGGCGGTGCTCTGGCAAATGACTTTTCCTGGCATACCGTCGGTTTATTACGGTGATGAGGCAGGGGTTGAGGGCTATGCTGATCCCTTCAATCGCGGCCCCTTTCCATGGGGCCGCGAAGATGGTGAACTGCTTGCCTGGCACCAAAAACTTATTAATCTGCGCCGGCGTCATGCCGTGCTGCAGAGTGGCGAGTGGCTGCCACTTGCTACCGGCAACGACGATGTATATGGTTTTGTCCGCCGCATCACCGGTGGGTGCGATATATTCGGCCGGCCGGCACGCGACAACACAGCTATCGTGCTCATCAACCGCAGTTTATCAGCACCTGCTGACGTAACGCTCCCCGCCGGCCAGTGGACATCGGCCAGCACGCTTGTTGACGTTTTGGCTGGCGAACAAGACCTTCCGCTCACACACGGGGCAACAACCATCCATCTGCCGCCGCTTTCTGGCAAACTGCTCTTGTCCGATCTGGCCGCACCGTTTGAACGGGGCTGCGGCGTCCTGCTGCACATAACGTCCTTGCCGTCCCGCTACGGCATTGGCGACCTGGGACCGACAGCCCACCAATTTGTCGATTTCTTAGCCGATGCAGGACAAAAACTGTGGCAAATACTGCCGCTTAATCCTCCCGGCTATGGATATTCGCCATATCAAGGGACATCAGTTTTTGCCGGCAACCCGCTCCTTATCTCCCCCGATTTATTGGCCGATCAGGGACTAATCACCCAGGCCGAGCTTGATGCTGTCCCGTCGCTGGCTGACGACCGGCCAGACTTTGCCTGGGCTTTTGCGAACAAAGACCGGCTGCTCCGCCGCGCGTTCGCTAGATTTCGTGCGGCCAAACCCACTTTTGACTTCGAAGACTTTCTCGCTGGCAATGCTTTTTGGCTTGAAGATTTTGCTTTGTTTTCCGCCCTCAAGGCCAAATTCGGCGGGACCGCCTGGCATACCTGGCCAAAGCCTATTGCCCGCCGCAATAGGCAGGCGCTGGAGCGCTGCCGTCGCGATCTGGCTGAAGAAATCTCCTTTCACCAGTTTGGCCAATATGTTTTCTGGCAGCAAGCCAAGCTGCTTCGTCATTATGCCAACCAAAAAGGCATTATGCTGATCGGCGACCTTCCGATGTTCGTCGCCCACGATGCAAGCGATGTATGGGCTCAACCTGAGCTCTTTGCGCTTGATACACAGGGGCGGCCGACCAAAGTCGCTGGTGTACCGCCTGATTATTTCAGTGCCGATGGACAGCTATGGGGCAACCCACATTACAATTGGGACGCCATGGCCGTCGACAGCTACCGCTGGTGGCGCCGGCGTGTCCGCCACCTGCTCTCCTTGGTTGATATCATCCGTCTTGACCATTTCCGCGGGTTTGAGGCCTATTGGGAAGTGCCGGCCGACGCCGCCACCGCCCGCGACGGCCGCTGGGTAAAAGGTCCCGGCCATGCCCTATTTACCGCCTTGGCCGACGAACTTGGCGAACTGCCGTTTATCGCCGAAGACCTCGGCGTTATCACACCGTCAGTAATAGCCTTAAAAGAACGATACAACCTGCCCGGAATGAAAGTGCTGCAGTTTGCCTTTGACGGCGACGACAACGGTAAATGCTGGGCCTGTACGACCGAAAAAAATGTCGTTGTCTATACCGGAACGCATGACAACGACACCATTGTCGGCTGGTACCGCTCGCTGGCAGCGTTATCCCCGTCAGTTGCCAGCCACCTCCACCGCTGCCTGGGCCTAAGCGACCAACTTAGCAACAAGGACATCGCCTGGCAGTTTATCGAGCTTGCCTATCGCACCAACGCCAACACCGTAATTGTTCCCCTGCAGGACATTTTCGCGCTGGACAGCCGTGCGCGCATGAACATCCCTGGTACGGTCGACGGCAATTGGCAGTGGCGGTTCAGGCGCGATTGGCTCACGCGAAACCTGGCGCAGCAGTTGGCAGCCTTGGCAGCAAAATACCGTCGCTAG
- the istB gene encoding IS21-like element helper ATPase IstB: MATRQQIDKAIKNGVLWLMAQQNADGSYGKWGVGSTCLAVMALLYNNVANQDAAVKQAIAYILNSAPVDNGYFRSLTVMALVANGEKTPDIVSRVQSDTEWLIQAQGHNPDEILSYGGWGFTSVSEAADGSSTQYALLALYAAAAWGLAAPRETWSRAVRWYQRNHDINNDGSYTYGLGDYSWFNRGGIRHSMTAAALAGLKAINALAADPDDQAQVKSLVGHALDWLNTNYIIELSPGIRDSWYYYYLYSMASGCVIEPHIIFIGTNDWYTDMADTLVALQKPDGRWTSELDKKSTEVVHTSFALLALAKANLHLVASGANGRNKSSLAKERPPKRQIRKAGFPAIKTLDTFDFKHSPRINRSLVEQLGEGDFISRKENIVLIGNPGTGKTHLAISIGLLACNRGYRVKFYTASELIHKLLVAQEQRRYVKLAQLLGQIDLLIIDELSYLTLSRPSAELLFQVIASRYERASLIITSNLELSQWATIFGDPMLTAAVVDRVIHKSHVIDTHGPSYRLKHRLQSDSLAE, encoded by the coding sequence ATGGCTACCCGGCAGCAGATAGATAAAGCGATAAAAAATGGCGTACTATGGCTTATGGCGCAGCAAAACGCCGATGGTAGTTATGGCAAATGGGGGGTCGGTTCAACTTGTTTAGCCGTAATGGCGCTGCTTTATAACAATGTAGCAAATCAAGACGCGGCGGTTAAACAGGCGATCGCTTACATCTTAAATTCTGCCCCGGTGGACAATGGCTATTTCCGTTCGTTAACTGTTATGGCGCTGGTCGCCAACGGGGAAAAAACGCCGGATATTGTAAGCAGGGTACAATCCGACACTGAGTGGCTGATTCAGGCGCAGGGCCATAATCCGGACGAAATATTGTCCTATGGCGGCTGGGGTTTTACCAGTGTTTCAGAAGCGGCCGACGGTTCCAGTACGCAATATGCTCTATTGGCATTATATGCCGCCGCCGCGTGGGGGCTAGCGGCGCCGCGGGAAACGTGGAGCAGGGCGGTCAGGTGGTATCAGCGAAACCATGATATTAATAATGACGGAAGTTACACGTATGGTTTGGGTGATTATTCCTGGTTCAATAGAGGCGGTATTCGGCATAGTATGACGGCCGCGGCGCTAGCAGGCCTTAAAGCGATTAACGCGCTTGCTGCCGATCCGGATGACCAGGCGCAGGTTAAAAGTCTGGTTGGCCATGCTTTGGACTGGTTAAATACCAACTACATTATCGAGTTATCGCCAGGTATTCGTGATAGTTGGTACTATTATTATTTATACAGTATGGCCAGTGGTTGCGTTATCGAGCCGCACATTATTTTTATTGGGACGAATGACTGGTACACCGATATGGCCGATACATTGGTAGCTCTCCAAAAACCTGATGGCCGTTGGACAAGTGAATTGGATAAAAAATCCACTGAAGTTGTTCATACCAGTTTTGCGCTGCTTGCGCTTGCGAAGGCCAATTTGCACTTAGTAGCATCAGGCGCTAATGGCCGGAATAAAAGTAGCTTAGCAAAAGAACGACCCCCAAAACGCCAAATTCGTAAAGCTGGATTTCCTGCAATCAAAACATTAGATACCTTTGATTTTAAACACTCGCCTCGGATTAACCGCTCTCTGGTTGAACAGCTTGGTGAGGGTGATTTCATCTCCCGTAAAGAGAATATTGTTTTGATCGGTAATCCGGGAACAGGGAAAACCCATCTGGCCATATCTATAGGTTTGCTGGCTTGTAACCGGGGTTACAGGGTGAAATTTTATACTGCTTCGGAGTTGATACATAAGCTTTTAGTAGCGCAAGAACAGCGCCGCTATGTAAAATTGGCGCAACTACTCGGCCAGATCGATTTATTAATTATTGATGAGCTGTCATACCTCACGTTGTCCCGGCCTAGCGCCGAACTATTATTTCAAGTTATCGCATCAAGGTATGAGCGGGCAAGTCTTATTATCACCAGCAATCTTGAGTTGAGCCAGTGGGCAACAATCTTCGGTGACCCAATGTTGACTGCTGCGGTAGTTGATCGCGTGATCCATAAGTCGCACGTCATTGATACCCATGGACCGTCCTATCGCTTGAAACACCGGCTCCAGTCGGATAGCCTGGCAGAGTGA
- a CDS encoding energy-coupling factor ABC transporter permease, with the protein MHMVDALISPAVGGVMWATTAGVATHAAKKLQKDLDDSKVPLMGVLGAFVFAAQMVNFAIPGTGSSGHLGGGLLLAILLGPHAAFLTMASILIIQALFFADGGLLALGANIFNLGFFPCYIAYPLIYKKIVGANPGKGRLVAGTMIAAVIGLQLGAFGVVLETVFSGISALPFASFVLLMQPIHLAIGLVEGLITTAVVLFIAKERPEILQKAVQAQSLNNISLKPLLIAIFAAAVVTGGILSWFASADPDGLEWSILKATGQEELAAPQGIIHSVLAEWQQKIAVFPDYNVKEAGNASVSAKAVSAWPAVDLGASLAGVAGSVLTLLLAAMFGKALQLAAGRRK; encoded by the coding sequence ATGCATATGGTTGATGCACTGATTTCCCCGGCGGTGGGGGGAGTGATGTGGGCGACGACAGCCGGTGTGGCGACCCATGCAGCGAAAAAACTGCAGAAGGACTTAGACGACAGCAAAGTGCCGCTGATGGGGGTATTGGGCGCTTTTGTGTTTGCCGCCCAAATGGTAAACTTTGCGATCCCGGGGACCGGGTCGAGCGGACATCTGGGCGGCGGCTTGCTGCTCGCCATCTTGCTGGGGCCGCACGCGGCGTTTTTGACCATGGCGTCAATTCTCATCATTCAGGCTCTGTTTTTCGCTGACGGTGGGCTGCTGGCTCTAGGCGCAAATATCTTCAATCTAGGGTTTTTCCCTTGTTATATTGCTTATCCGCTCATTTACAAGAAAATCGTGGGAGCAAATCCGGGCAAGGGGCGCCTTGTCGCCGGGACGATGATTGCGGCAGTCATCGGTCTCCAGCTCGGCGCCTTTGGCGTGGTCTTGGAAACCGTTTTTTCGGGGATTTCGGCACTGCCATTCGCCTCCTTTGTCCTGTTGATGCAACCGATTCATCTGGCGATTGGTCTTGTTGAAGGACTGATAACCACCGCGGTCGTTTTATTCATTGCCAAGGAGCGGCCGGAAATTCTGCAAAAAGCGGTCCAGGCCCAGTCGCTGAACAACATCTCACTAAAACCTCTTCTAATCGCTATTTTTGCCGCGGCCGTGGTGACCGGCGGAATATTGTCCTGGTTTGCTTCCGCCGACCCGGATGGGTTGGAGTGGTCAATCCTTAAGGCTACCGGGCAGGAAGAATTGGCGGCGCCCCAGGGGATTATTCACAGCGTCCTTGCCGAGTGGCAGCAAAAAATCGCGGTGTTTCCCGATTATAACGTAAAAGAAGCTGGTAATGCCTCTGTCAGTGCCAAGGCGGTGAGCGCCTGGCCGGCTGTTGACCTCGGCGCCTCCCTGGCGGGGGTAGCCGGCTCGGTGTTGACGCTGCTGCTGGCGGCGATGTTTGGCAAGGCGCTGCAGCTGGCGGCGGGCAGGCGGAAGTAG
- the cbiQ gene encoding cobalt ECF transporter T component CbiQ has product MTSIEKRWLELRHLDELAAQDSLIHRLHPGAKLVTALVFVVTVASFPKYAIASLAPMVFYPVFVMSLGNIPLILLLKRLLLALPFVVFIGIFNPLFDQMPLVQAGPLVVSGGWISFLSILLRFSLAVAAVLLLIATTGIDAICMALAQLRLPRVFIVQILFVYRYLYVLTDEFIRMLRAHNLRASADNGVGYKVWGSLLGVLLLRTLDRAQRIYQAMLCRGFDGTIRGLRSHPLRLRDLVFLGAWITFFLAVRLVNISYWLGVLLTGGN; this is encoded by the coding sequence ATGACGAGCATTGAAAAGCGTTGGCTTGAGCTGCGGCATCTGGATGAACTGGCTGCCCAAGATTCCCTTATTCACCGGCTTCACCCTGGCGCCAAGCTGGTTACTGCTTTAGTGTTTGTCGTCACGGTTGCCTCTTTTCCTAAATACGCCATTGCCAGCCTGGCGCCAATGGTGTTTTACCCTGTCTTTGTAATGAGCCTTGGTAACATACCGCTAATTCTGCTGCTGAAAAGGCTGCTCCTTGCCCTTCCCTTCGTGGTGTTTATCGGTATTTTCAATCCGCTCTTTGACCAAATGCCGCTTGTCCAGGCCGGGCCGCTCGTCGTGTCCGGCGGTTGGATTTCTTTTCTCTCTATTTTGCTTCGGTTTAGCCTGGCCGTGGCGGCCGTGCTACTGCTAATTGCCACGACCGGCATCGACGCAATCTGTATGGCGCTGGCACAGCTGCGGCTGCCGCGCGTGTTTATTGTCCAGATTTTATTTGTGTATCGGTACTTATATGTACTGACCGATGAGTTTATCCGCATGCTGCGTGCCCACAATTTACGCGCATCGGCCGATAACGGCGTAGGTTATAAGGTCTGGGGGTCGCTGCTCGGGGTATTGCTGCTGCGTACCCTTGACCGGGCCCAACGCATTTACCAGGCCATGCTGTGCCGGGGCTTTGACGGGACAATTCGCGGCCTGCGGTCGCACCCCTTGCGGCTGCGGGACCTTGTTTTTCTCGGTGCTTGGATTACCTTTTTCCTGGCTGTTCGCTTGGTGAATATTTCTTATTGGTTAGGTGTTTTGCTGACGGGAGGCAACTGA
- a CDS encoding energy-coupling factor ABC transporter ATP-binding protein codes for MSHHIVEVKDLEYVYPDNTPALRGITFKIVHGEAVAIVGANGAGKSTLLSHLAGVLAPTKGTVRIGDYPVNKETLKFIRRSVGLVFQNADDQLFMPTVYDDVAFGPLNLGLEPAEVESRVIAALETVGAVELKDRPSYKLSGGQKRSVAIATVLAMQPDILVMDEPSAGLDPLARRQLINLLKSFYHTKIIATHDLDLVLDLCERTIVLSEGKVIADGPTMEVFNDEALLARSQLEKPLRLQGCPVCGEKK; via the coding sequence ATGAGCCATCACATTGTGGAAGTAAAAGATCTTGAATACGTTTATCCTGATAACACGCCGGCGCTGCGCGGCATCACTTTCAAAATCGTCCACGGCGAAGCGGTCGCCATCGTTGGCGCGAATGGCGCCGGCAAGTCGACGCTCTTGTCGCACCTGGCGGGGGTGCTGGCGCCAACCAAAGGGACGGTGCGGATTGGCGATTACCCGGTAAATAAAGAGACCCTGAAGTTTATCCGCCGCAGTGTCGGTCTGGTTTTCCAAAACGCCGACGACCAGCTGTTTATGCCAACGGTATACGATGACGTTGCCTTTGGGCCGCTAAACCTGGGACTGGAGCCTGCGGAAGTGGAAAGCCGGGTCATCGCCGCGCTTGAAACGGTTGGCGCTGTGGAACTTAAAGACCGCCCGTCCTATAAACTGTCGGGTGGCCAGAAACGGTCGGTGGCGATCGCGACCGTCTTGGCCATGCAACCTGATATCCTGGTGATGGACGAGCCAAGCGCCGGCCTCGATCCCCTGGCCAGACGGCAGCTGATTAATCTCCTCAAGTCGTTTTATCATACGAAAATTATCGCTACCCATGATTTGGATCTGGTGCTGGACCTGTGCGAGCGGACGATCGTACTGAGTGAGGGCAAGGTTATTGCCGATGGTCCTACCATGGAAGTGTTTAATGATGAGGCGTTGCTCGCGCGCAGTCAATTGGAAAAGCCGCTAAGGCTGCAAGGCTGTCCGGTCTGTGGGGAAAAAAAGTAG